Proteins from one Cyprinus carpio isolate SPL01 chromosome B15, ASM1834038v1, whole genome shotgun sequence genomic window:
- the LOC109081015 gene encoding periostin-like isoform X1, with translation MKLLFAATFALFVLSVFDQADSSAYDKIVAHSRIRAKKEGPNVCALQQVVGTKKKYFSTCRNWYQKAICGKPTTVLYECCPGYMRLDGIHGCPAVAPIDNVFGTLGLVKATTTQDYSTLSKLQAEIEGAGSYTFFAPSNDAWDLLDPEVRSALVSNVNIELYNALHYHMVNKRLLTKDLKNGMTATSMYNDLNLLINHYSNGVVTVNCARIIHGNQVATNGVVHVIDRVITAVGNTIQDVIEVDDDLSTLSTVATASGLIEKLGQPGHFTLFAPTNDAFDKLDREVLDRLMEDKKSLQALLNYHLLNSVQCSEAIMAGTSYETLEGSNIEIGCDGDSLTVNGIKMVFKKDIVTTNGVIHLIDQVLMPDSAKQVMELVGQSQGTFSDMLTELGLSAAMRPQVEYTLLAPLNIAFNDEVMSMDQSFLKIILENHILKSKIVLSQLYNGQRLETLAGKFLRVFIYRTAVCIENACLIRGSKEGSNGALHLMKTLITPAESTMYQLLVKNGAFKIFLSLMEAAGLTDLLKQEGGYTLFAPTDEAFAGLSDRDLSLLKGDVNALRAILLYHFSNGIFIGEGLETGVTNLLKTLQGSNLKVLFANESMQVNTVKVPDSDLMATNGVVHSVRTLLYPEDIPVGNQELLSLLRRIIRYIQIKFVSGYRYQEIPLTFIKRVITVHREPTVVRRVIEGPTTIKKVTRVIEGQPSVTTVTRVIGGDSSVTTVLKGPESDMELYDLNEDPGEITRHIQGGRVPKIKPAVPRRRT, from the exons ATGAAGTTACTCTTTGCAGCTACTTTTGCACTCTTTGTGCTTTCTGTCTTTGACCAGGCAGACTCCTCAGCTTATGACAAGATAGTTGCCCATAGTCGTATTCGAGCAAAGAAAGAAGG ACCAAATGTGTGCGCTCTCCAGCAAGTGGTGGGGACAAAGAAAAAATACTTCAGCACTTGCCGTAATTGGTACCAAAAGGCCATCTGTGGAAAGCCAAC gACTGTGTTGTATGAGTGCTGCCCAGGTTATATGAGGCTGGATGGTATCCACGGCTGTCCTGCAG TTGCTCCCATTGACAACGTTTTTGGCACGCTTGGCCTGGTCAAAGCCACAACGACCCAGGACTACTCTACTCTATCCAAGCTTCAGGCAGAGATCGAAGGTGCTGGGTCGTACACTTTCTTCGCCCCCAGTAATGATGCCTGGGATCTTCTCGATCCG GAGGTAAGGAGCGCTCTGGTGAGCAATGTTAATATTGAGCTGTACAATGCTCTGCACTACCACATGGTCAACAAACGTCTGCTTACCAAAGACCTCAAGAACGGAATGACTGCCACCTCCATGTACAATGACTTGAACCTGCTCATCAATCATTATTCCAATGGG GTTGTCACAGTGAACTGTGCCAGGATCATTCACGGCAACCAGGTAGCCACCAATGGAGTGGTCCATGTCATTGACCGCGTCATCACGGCTGTTGGCAACACTATTCAGGATGTGATCGAAGTGGATGACGATCTGAGTACTTTGAGC ACTGTGGCCACTGCATCCGGTTTGATTGAGAAGCTGGGTCAACCGGGACACTTCACACTGTTCGCCCCAACGAATGATGCCTTTGACAAGCTGGATAGAGAGGTTCTGGACAGGCTTATGGAAGACAAGAAATCCCTCCAAG CTCTCCTCAACTACCATCTGTTGAACTCTGTTCAGTGCTCCGAGGCCATCATGGCCGGCACATCCTATGAGACCCTGGAGGGCAGCAATATTGAAATTGGCTGCGATGGAGATAGTCTCACAGTCAATGGCATCAAGATGGTATTCAAGAAGGACATCGTCACCACCAATGGAGTCATCCACCTCATCGATCAAGTCCTCATGCCCGACTCTG CTAAACAGGTTATGGAGTTGGTTGGACAATCTCAGGGAACCTTCAGTGACATGTTGACAGAGCTGGGCTTGTCTGCAGCTATGAGACCCCAGGTTGAGTACACGCTCCTGGCTCCACTGAACATAGCCTTCAACG ATGAGGTGATGTCCATGGACCAGAGCTTCCTGAAGATCATTCTGGAAAACCACATCCTGAAGAGCAAGATTGTGCTGAGTCAGCTGTACAATGGTCAGCGCCTGGAAACACTTGCAGGAAAATTTCTCAGAGTCTTCATTTACCGCACA GCTGTCTGCATTGAGAATGCCTGCTTGATCCGTGGAAGCAAAGAAGGAAGTAATGGTGCCCTCCATCTCATGAAGACCCTGATCACACCAGCAGAATCAACCATGTACCAACTTCTGGTGAAAAATGGAGCCTTCAA GATCTTTTTGTCCCTGATGGAGGCAGCTGGCCTGACTGATCTGCTCAAACAGGAAGGAGGTTACACACTTTTTGCTCCCACAGATGAGGCTTTTGCAGGGCTCAGCGACAGAGACTTGTCTCTTTTGAAGG GTGATGTTAACGCCCTCAGAGCAATCCTGCTCTATCACTTCAGTAACGGCATCTTCATCGGTGAAGGCTTGGAGACTGGAGTCACTAACCTCCTGAAAACTCTCCAGGGCAGCAATTTGAAAGTGTTGTTT GCAAATGAGAGCATGCAGGTCAACACTGTGAAAGTTCCGGATTCTGATCTAATGGCCACAAATGGAGTAGTTCACTCCGTTAGGACTCTTCTGTACCCTGAGG ATATACCGGTTGGGAACCAGGAACTCCTTTCACTCCTGAGAAGGATCATCCGATACATCCAGATTAAG TTTGTCTCTGGATACAGATATCAGGAGATCCCTCTGACATTTATAA aaAGAGTCATCACAG TCCATAGAGAGCCCACCGTGGTGAGACGGGTTATTGAGGGCCCAACAACAATTAAGAAGGTTACCCGTGTGATTGAAGGTCAGCCCTCTGTCACTACGGTTACTAGAGTCATCGGAGGGGATTCTTCTGTTACCACAGTCCTTAAAG GTCCTGAATCTGATATGGAGCTTTATG ATTTGAACGAGGACCCTGGAGAAATCACCAGACACATTCAAG GGGGAAGAGTGCCTAAAATAAAACCAG CAGTTCCCCGGAGGAGAACCTAA
- the LOC109081015 gene encoding periostin-like isoform X3, whose amino-acid sequence MKLLFAATFALFVLSVFDQADSSAYDKIVAHSRIRAKKEGPNVCALQQVVGTKKKYFSTCRNWYQKAICGKPTTVLYECCPGYMRLDGIHGCPAVAPIDNVFGTLGLVKATTTQDYSTLSKLQAEIEGAGSYTFFAPSNDAWDLLDPEVRSALVSNVNIELYNALHYHMVNKRLLTKDLKNGMTATSMYNDLNLLINHYSNGVVTVNCARIIHGNQVATNGVVHVIDRVITAVGNTIQDVIEVDDDLSTLSTVATASGLIEKLGQPGHFTLFAPTNDAFDKLDREVLDRLMEDKKSLQALLNYHLLNSVQCSEAIMAGTSYETLEGSNIEIGCDGDSLTVNGIKMVFKKDIVTTNGVIHLIDQVLMPDSAKQVMELVGQSQGTFSDMLTELGLSAAMRPQVEYTLLAPLNIAFNDEVMSMDQSFLKIILENHILKSKIVLSQLYNGQRLETLAGKFLRVFIYRTAVCIENACLIRGSKEGSNGALHLMKTLITPAESTMYQLLVKNGAFKIFLSLMEAAGLTDLLKQEGGYTLFAPTDEAFAGLSDRDLSLLKGDVNALRAILLYHFSNGIFIGEGLETGVTNLLKTLQGSNLKVLFANESMQVNTVKVPDSDLMATNGVVHSVRTLLYPEDIPVGNQELLSLLRRIIRYIQIKFVSGYRYQEIPLTFIKRVITVHREPTVVRRVIEGPTTIKKVTRVIEGQPSVTTVTRVIGGDSSVTTVLKDLNEDPGEITRHIQGGRVPKIKPAVPRRRT is encoded by the exons ATGAAGTTACTCTTTGCAGCTACTTTTGCACTCTTTGTGCTTTCTGTCTTTGACCAGGCAGACTCCTCAGCTTATGACAAGATAGTTGCCCATAGTCGTATTCGAGCAAAGAAAGAAGG ACCAAATGTGTGCGCTCTCCAGCAAGTGGTGGGGACAAAGAAAAAATACTTCAGCACTTGCCGTAATTGGTACCAAAAGGCCATCTGTGGAAAGCCAAC gACTGTGTTGTATGAGTGCTGCCCAGGTTATATGAGGCTGGATGGTATCCACGGCTGTCCTGCAG TTGCTCCCATTGACAACGTTTTTGGCACGCTTGGCCTGGTCAAAGCCACAACGACCCAGGACTACTCTACTCTATCCAAGCTTCAGGCAGAGATCGAAGGTGCTGGGTCGTACACTTTCTTCGCCCCCAGTAATGATGCCTGGGATCTTCTCGATCCG GAGGTAAGGAGCGCTCTGGTGAGCAATGTTAATATTGAGCTGTACAATGCTCTGCACTACCACATGGTCAACAAACGTCTGCTTACCAAAGACCTCAAGAACGGAATGACTGCCACCTCCATGTACAATGACTTGAACCTGCTCATCAATCATTATTCCAATGGG GTTGTCACAGTGAACTGTGCCAGGATCATTCACGGCAACCAGGTAGCCACCAATGGAGTGGTCCATGTCATTGACCGCGTCATCACGGCTGTTGGCAACACTATTCAGGATGTGATCGAAGTGGATGACGATCTGAGTACTTTGAGC ACTGTGGCCACTGCATCCGGTTTGATTGAGAAGCTGGGTCAACCGGGACACTTCACACTGTTCGCCCCAACGAATGATGCCTTTGACAAGCTGGATAGAGAGGTTCTGGACAGGCTTATGGAAGACAAGAAATCCCTCCAAG CTCTCCTCAACTACCATCTGTTGAACTCTGTTCAGTGCTCCGAGGCCATCATGGCCGGCACATCCTATGAGACCCTGGAGGGCAGCAATATTGAAATTGGCTGCGATGGAGATAGTCTCACAGTCAATGGCATCAAGATGGTATTCAAGAAGGACATCGTCACCACCAATGGAGTCATCCACCTCATCGATCAAGTCCTCATGCCCGACTCTG CTAAACAGGTTATGGAGTTGGTTGGACAATCTCAGGGAACCTTCAGTGACATGTTGACAGAGCTGGGCTTGTCTGCAGCTATGAGACCCCAGGTTGAGTACACGCTCCTGGCTCCACTGAACATAGCCTTCAACG ATGAGGTGATGTCCATGGACCAGAGCTTCCTGAAGATCATTCTGGAAAACCACATCCTGAAGAGCAAGATTGTGCTGAGTCAGCTGTACAATGGTCAGCGCCTGGAAACACTTGCAGGAAAATTTCTCAGAGTCTTCATTTACCGCACA GCTGTCTGCATTGAGAATGCCTGCTTGATCCGTGGAAGCAAAGAAGGAAGTAATGGTGCCCTCCATCTCATGAAGACCCTGATCACACCAGCAGAATCAACCATGTACCAACTTCTGGTGAAAAATGGAGCCTTCAA GATCTTTTTGTCCCTGATGGAGGCAGCTGGCCTGACTGATCTGCTCAAACAGGAAGGAGGTTACACACTTTTTGCTCCCACAGATGAGGCTTTTGCAGGGCTCAGCGACAGAGACTTGTCTCTTTTGAAGG GTGATGTTAACGCCCTCAGAGCAATCCTGCTCTATCACTTCAGTAACGGCATCTTCATCGGTGAAGGCTTGGAGACTGGAGTCACTAACCTCCTGAAAACTCTCCAGGGCAGCAATTTGAAAGTGTTGTTT GCAAATGAGAGCATGCAGGTCAACACTGTGAAAGTTCCGGATTCTGATCTAATGGCCACAAATGGAGTAGTTCACTCCGTTAGGACTCTTCTGTACCCTGAGG ATATACCGGTTGGGAACCAGGAACTCCTTTCACTCCTGAGAAGGATCATCCGATACATCCAGATTAAG TTTGTCTCTGGATACAGATATCAGGAGATCCCTCTGACATTTATAA aaAGAGTCATCACAG TCCATAGAGAGCCCACCGTGGTGAGACGGGTTATTGAGGGCCCAACAACAATTAAGAAGGTTACCCGTGTGATTGAAGGTCAGCCCTCTGTCACTACGGTTACTAGAGTCATCGGAGGGGATTCTTCTGTTACCACAGTCCTTAAAG ATTTGAACGAGGACCCTGGAGAAATCACCAGACACATTCAAG GGGGAAGAGTGCCTAAAATAAAACCAG CAGTTCCCCGGAGGAGAACCTAA
- the LOC109081015 gene encoding periostin-like isoform X2, with amino-acid sequence MKLLFAATFALFVLSVFDQADSSAYDKIVAHSRIRAKKEGPNVCALQQVVGTKKKYFSTCRNWYQKAICGKPTTVLYECCPGYMRLDGIHGCPAVAPIDNVFGTLGLVKATTTQDYSTLSKLQAEIEGAGSYTFFAPSNDAWDLLDPEVRSALVSNVNIELYNALHYHMVNKRLLTKDLKNGMTATSMYNDLNLLINHYSNGVVTVNCARIIHGNQVATNGVVHVIDRVITAVGNTIQDVIEVDDDLSTLSTVATASGLIEKLGQPGHFTLFAPTNDAFDKLDREVLDRLMEDKKSLQALLNYHLLNSVQCSEAIMAGTSYETLEGSNIEIGCDGDSLTVNGIKMVFKKDIVTTNGVIHLIDQVLMPDSAKQVMELVGQSQGTFSDMLTELGLSAAMRPQVEYTLLAPLNIAFNDEVMSMDQSFLKIILENHILKSKIVLSQLYNGQRLETLAGKFLRVFIYRTAVCIENACLIRGSKEGSNGALHLMKTLITPAESTMYQLLVKNGAFKIFLSLMEAAGLTDLLKQEGGYTLFAPTDEAFAGLSDRDLSLLKGDVNALRAILLYHFSNGIFIGEGLETGVTNLLKTLQGSNLKVLFANESMQVNTVKVPDSDLMATNGVVHSVRTLLYPEDIPVGNQELLSLLRRIIRYIQIKFVSGYRYQEIPLTFIKRVITVHREPTVVRRVIEGPTTIKKVTRVIEGQPSVTTVTRVIGGDSSVTTVLKGPESDMELYDLNEDPGEITRHIQGGRVPKIKPVPRRRT; translated from the exons ATGAAGTTACTCTTTGCAGCTACTTTTGCACTCTTTGTGCTTTCTGTCTTTGACCAGGCAGACTCCTCAGCTTATGACAAGATAGTTGCCCATAGTCGTATTCGAGCAAAGAAAGAAGG ACCAAATGTGTGCGCTCTCCAGCAAGTGGTGGGGACAAAGAAAAAATACTTCAGCACTTGCCGTAATTGGTACCAAAAGGCCATCTGTGGAAAGCCAAC gACTGTGTTGTATGAGTGCTGCCCAGGTTATATGAGGCTGGATGGTATCCACGGCTGTCCTGCAG TTGCTCCCATTGACAACGTTTTTGGCACGCTTGGCCTGGTCAAAGCCACAACGACCCAGGACTACTCTACTCTATCCAAGCTTCAGGCAGAGATCGAAGGTGCTGGGTCGTACACTTTCTTCGCCCCCAGTAATGATGCCTGGGATCTTCTCGATCCG GAGGTAAGGAGCGCTCTGGTGAGCAATGTTAATATTGAGCTGTACAATGCTCTGCACTACCACATGGTCAACAAACGTCTGCTTACCAAAGACCTCAAGAACGGAATGACTGCCACCTCCATGTACAATGACTTGAACCTGCTCATCAATCATTATTCCAATGGG GTTGTCACAGTGAACTGTGCCAGGATCATTCACGGCAACCAGGTAGCCACCAATGGAGTGGTCCATGTCATTGACCGCGTCATCACGGCTGTTGGCAACACTATTCAGGATGTGATCGAAGTGGATGACGATCTGAGTACTTTGAGC ACTGTGGCCACTGCATCCGGTTTGATTGAGAAGCTGGGTCAACCGGGACACTTCACACTGTTCGCCCCAACGAATGATGCCTTTGACAAGCTGGATAGAGAGGTTCTGGACAGGCTTATGGAAGACAAGAAATCCCTCCAAG CTCTCCTCAACTACCATCTGTTGAACTCTGTTCAGTGCTCCGAGGCCATCATGGCCGGCACATCCTATGAGACCCTGGAGGGCAGCAATATTGAAATTGGCTGCGATGGAGATAGTCTCACAGTCAATGGCATCAAGATGGTATTCAAGAAGGACATCGTCACCACCAATGGAGTCATCCACCTCATCGATCAAGTCCTCATGCCCGACTCTG CTAAACAGGTTATGGAGTTGGTTGGACAATCTCAGGGAACCTTCAGTGACATGTTGACAGAGCTGGGCTTGTCTGCAGCTATGAGACCCCAGGTTGAGTACACGCTCCTGGCTCCACTGAACATAGCCTTCAACG ATGAGGTGATGTCCATGGACCAGAGCTTCCTGAAGATCATTCTGGAAAACCACATCCTGAAGAGCAAGATTGTGCTGAGTCAGCTGTACAATGGTCAGCGCCTGGAAACACTTGCAGGAAAATTTCTCAGAGTCTTCATTTACCGCACA GCTGTCTGCATTGAGAATGCCTGCTTGATCCGTGGAAGCAAAGAAGGAAGTAATGGTGCCCTCCATCTCATGAAGACCCTGATCACACCAGCAGAATCAACCATGTACCAACTTCTGGTGAAAAATGGAGCCTTCAA GATCTTTTTGTCCCTGATGGAGGCAGCTGGCCTGACTGATCTGCTCAAACAGGAAGGAGGTTACACACTTTTTGCTCCCACAGATGAGGCTTTTGCAGGGCTCAGCGACAGAGACTTGTCTCTTTTGAAGG GTGATGTTAACGCCCTCAGAGCAATCCTGCTCTATCACTTCAGTAACGGCATCTTCATCGGTGAAGGCTTGGAGACTGGAGTCACTAACCTCCTGAAAACTCTCCAGGGCAGCAATTTGAAAGTGTTGTTT GCAAATGAGAGCATGCAGGTCAACACTGTGAAAGTTCCGGATTCTGATCTAATGGCCACAAATGGAGTAGTTCACTCCGTTAGGACTCTTCTGTACCCTGAGG ATATACCGGTTGGGAACCAGGAACTCCTTTCACTCCTGAGAAGGATCATCCGATACATCCAGATTAAG TTTGTCTCTGGATACAGATATCAGGAGATCCCTCTGACATTTATAA aaAGAGTCATCACAG TCCATAGAGAGCCCACCGTGGTGAGACGGGTTATTGAGGGCCCAACAACAATTAAGAAGGTTACCCGTGTGATTGAAGGTCAGCCCTCTGTCACTACGGTTACTAGAGTCATCGGAGGGGATTCTTCTGTTACCACAGTCCTTAAAG GTCCTGAATCTGATATGGAGCTTTATG ATTTGAACGAGGACCCTGGAGAAATCACCAGACACATTCAAG GGGGAAGAGTGCCTAAAATAAAACCAG TTCCCCGGAGGAGAACCTAA
- the LOC109081015 gene encoding periostin-like isoform X4, whose product MKLLFAATFALFVLSVFDQADSSAYDKIVAHSRIRAKKEGPNVCALQQVVGTKKKYFSTCRNWYQKAICGKPTTVLYECCPGYMRLDGIHGCPAVAPIDNVFGTLGLVKATTTQDYSTLSKLQAEIEGAGSYTFFAPSNDAWDLLDPEVRSALVSNVNIELYNALHYHMVNKRLLTKDLKNGMTATSMYNDLNLLINHYSNGVVTVNCARIIHGNQVATNGVVHVIDRVITAVGNTIQDVIEVDDDLSTLSTVATASGLIEKLGQPGHFTLFAPTNDAFDKLDREVLDRLMEDKKSLQALLNYHLLNSVQCSEAIMAGTSYETLEGSNIEIGCDGDSLTVNGIKMVFKKDIVTTNGVIHLIDQVLMPDSAKQVMELVGQSQGTFSDMLTELGLSAAMRPQVEYTLLAPLNIAFNDEVMSMDQSFLKIILENHILKSKIVLSQLYNGQRLETLAGKFLRVFIYRTAVCIENACLIRGSKEGSNGALHLMKTLITPAESTMYQLLVKNGAFKIFLSLMEAAGLTDLLKQEGGYTLFAPTDEAFAGLSDRDLSLLKGDVNALRAILLYHFSNGIFIGEGLETGVTNLLKTLQGSNLKVLFANESMQVNTVKVPDSDLMATNGVVHSVRTLLYPEDIPVGNQELLSLLRRIIRYIQIKFVSGYRYQEIPLTFIKRVITVHREPTVVRRVIEGPTTIKKVTRVIEGQPSVTTVTRVIGGDSSVTTVLKDLNEDPGEITRHIQGGRVPKIKPVPRRRT is encoded by the exons ATGAAGTTACTCTTTGCAGCTACTTTTGCACTCTTTGTGCTTTCTGTCTTTGACCAGGCAGACTCCTCAGCTTATGACAAGATAGTTGCCCATAGTCGTATTCGAGCAAAGAAAGAAGG ACCAAATGTGTGCGCTCTCCAGCAAGTGGTGGGGACAAAGAAAAAATACTTCAGCACTTGCCGTAATTGGTACCAAAAGGCCATCTGTGGAAAGCCAAC gACTGTGTTGTATGAGTGCTGCCCAGGTTATATGAGGCTGGATGGTATCCACGGCTGTCCTGCAG TTGCTCCCATTGACAACGTTTTTGGCACGCTTGGCCTGGTCAAAGCCACAACGACCCAGGACTACTCTACTCTATCCAAGCTTCAGGCAGAGATCGAAGGTGCTGGGTCGTACACTTTCTTCGCCCCCAGTAATGATGCCTGGGATCTTCTCGATCCG GAGGTAAGGAGCGCTCTGGTGAGCAATGTTAATATTGAGCTGTACAATGCTCTGCACTACCACATGGTCAACAAACGTCTGCTTACCAAAGACCTCAAGAACGGAATGACTGCCACCTCCATGTACAATGACTTGAACCTGCTCATCAATCATTATTCCAATGGG GTTGTCACAGTGAACTGTGCCAGGATCATTCACGGCAACCAGGTAGCCACCAATGGAGTGGTCCATGTCATTGACCGCGTCATCACGGCTGTTGGCAACACTATTCAGGATGTGATCGAAGTGGATGACGATCTGAGTACTTTGAGC ACTGTGGCCACTGCATCCGGTTTGATTGAGAAGCTGGGTCAACCGGGACACTTCACACTGTTCGCCCCAACGAATGATGCCTTTGACAAGCTGGATAGAGAGGTTCTGGACAGGCTTATGGAAGACAAGAAATCCCTCCAAG CTCTCCTCAACTACCATCTGTTGAACTCTGTTCAGTGCTCCGAGGCCATCATGGCCGGCACATCCTATGAGACCCTGGAGGGCAGCAATATTGAAATTGGCTGCGATGGAGATAGTCTCACAGTCAATGGCATCAAGATGGTATTCAAGAAGGACATCGTCACCACCAATGGAGTCATCCACCTCATCGATCAAGTCCTCATGCCCGACTCTG CTAAACAGGTTATGGAGTTGGTTGGACAATCTCAGGGAACCTTCAGTGACATGTTGACAGAGCTGGGCTTGTCTGCAGCTATGAGACCCCAGGTTGAGTACACGCTCCTGGCTCCACTGAACATAGCCTTCAACG ATGAGGTGATGTCCATGGACCAGAGCTTCCTGAAGATCATTCTGGAAAACCACATCCTGAAGAGCAAGATTGTGCTGAGTCAGCTGTACAATGGTCAGCGCCTGGAAACACTTGCAGGAAAATTTCTCAGAGTCTTCATTTACCGCACA GCTGTCTGCATTGAGAATGCCTGCTTGATCCGTGGAAGCAAAGAAGGAAGTAATGGTGCCCTCCATCTCATGAAGACCCTGATCACACCAGCAGAATCAACCATGTACCAACTTCTGGTGAAAAATGGAGCCTTCAA GATCTTTTTGTCCCTGATGGAGGCAGCTGGCCTGACTGATCTGCTCAAACAGGAAGGAGGTTACACACTTTTTGCTCCCACAGATGAGGCTTTTGCAGGGCTCAGCGACAGAGACTTGTCTCTTTTGAAGG GTGATGTTAACGCCCTCAGAGCAATCCTGCTCTATCACTTCAGTAACGGCATCTTCATCGGTGAAGGCTTGGAGACTGGAGTCACTAACCTCCTGAAAACTCTCCAGGGCAGCAATTTGAAAGTGTTGTTT GCAAATGAGAGCATGCAGGTCAACACTGTGAAAGTTCCGGATTCTGATCTAATGGCCACAAATGGAGTAGTTCACTCCGTTAGGACTCTTCTGTACCCTGAGG ATATACCGGTTGGGAACCAGGAACTCCTTTCACTCCTGAGAAGGATCATCCGATACATCCAGATTAAG TTTGTCTCTGGATACAGATATCAGGAGATCCCTCTGACATTTATAA aaAGAGTCATCACAG TCCATAGAGAGCCCACCGTGGTGAGACGGGTTATTGAGGGCCCAACAACAATTAAGAAGGTTACCCGTGTGATTGAAGGTCAGCCCTCTGTCACTACGGTTACTAGAGTCATCGGAGGGGATTCTTCTGTTACCACAGTCCTTAAAG ATTTGAACGAGGACCCTGGAGAAATCACCAGACACATTCAAG GGGGAAGAGTGCCTAAAATAAAACCAG TTCCCCGGAGGAGAACCTAA